The genomic interval AATACAGGACAAAAACCACCACGAGTGTGAAGAGTGTGTGGTTATAGGGGTTATAGGAAGGCTCCAGGGTTCGATCTGGGATCCTTGAGGTTCCTGTATCTGCGGGCGAGCCACACGCCAAGGATCTGAAACAGCGCCAACACGCGTGCGTTTAGTAAATATGCAGCATGACGCGTGACGATGCGGCCGGCGCCGGTGACCTTTCACCGACCTctgtgaagctgaagaagaggcCGACGCCGCCCACGAAGCGCAGCGCCTCCCCGGCGTAGCGCTGGATCATGCTGGAGCAGGTTTCACAGGAACGGGTGGCAGCGCAGCTCTGGACAAGAGGAAGCACATGTGAGCGCCTCAGTAAGCACCAGACCATAATAAGCACCCAGACACTCACCGCAGCACACGCGTCGCTACTGTTCAAGGACAGGAAGCCGCAGCAGTTCAGTGTCTGCTCCACGTCGCGCTGAGTGGACTTGGACTTGTTCCATCCGGCCTCGAGCAGGTGGTTCTGCGCGCGGGGAGACAGCGGCGTAAACGACAGCATGTGTGAAGTGATTGGAGTGAGTGGAGCAGACAAACGGTACCTGCTGCTCCTTATTCAGGGCCAGACACGCGCAGGACACGGaaaactgcagcacaaacactacGAACAGGACGATCATGTACTGGGTCGCGTTTAGGAAAAGAAGCTGCTTCTGCCACGCGACCAGTTTAAAACCAGTTCGGCAGAGGATCCAAACGGTCTGAGCTGTGGGATGTTGACTTTGCTCCACACGTGACTGACTCATCCTCACCCACTTTAAACACAGCTGAAGGATACAAAGAAGAGCAGGACCTGGTGGTGCTTCAGGGCCCCACACAGCCCCACGAGGGCCACCAGGAACAGGAAGACGCCCACGCAGatcaccaccgccaccacccgGATGCTGGACACCAGACCCACACATTTCCCCCCGGCGGCGACGCCAATCAGCAGCAGACTCACCAGCTGCAGGGAGAAaaacgaggaggaagagcaaaCAGCCGATCAATGAAGAGCAGAGCATTAGCAGCGCGGCCCTAATGGTCGCAGTCTGAGTGTCTGAATGTtagtggagtcccatcataaaGTGACTAATGCACacggagcagcagctcattggCCAATGAGTCCATTAGACAAACAGCGCAGCTGAAAAGTGTTTGGAGTCATTGTTGTTGCTTAGTGCTATCTGAGCGCTGGCCTCATGTTGTACCcaccacctgtctgtctgccttcatGCCCAAACCTGTCTGCCTCCACGCCggcacctgtctgtctgcctccacgACATAAACCagcacctgtctgcctctcaccTGAACCTGTCTACCTCCACGCCAGCACCTATCTATCTACCTCCACACatgcacctgtctgtctgcctccacgCCAGTAACCAgcacctgtctgcctccacgCCAGTAACCAgcacctgtctgcctccacgCCTGAACCTGCCTACCTCCACACGtgcacctgtctgtctgcctccacgCCAGCACCTATCTATCTAACTCCACACatgcacctgtctgtctgcctctacGCCAGAAACcagcacctgtctgtctgcctccacgACATAAACCAGCACCTGTCTGCCTCGACGCCTGAACCTGTCTATCTCCACACATGcacttgtctgtctgcctcGACGCCAGCACCTGTCTACCTCCACGCCAGAAACcagcacctgtctgtctgcctccacaacggcacctgtctgtctgtctgcctccacgccagcacctgtctgcctccacgCCAGAAACcagcacctgtctgtctgtctgcctccacacctgtctgcctccacgCCAGCGCCAGGCCGCTCCGCGTCACCGCCAACCGTACAAATGACGTCTGCTACTTTAGGACTTTCGTTTCACTTCTCGCGTGTTCGGCTTCGAGCCGCCGCAGCAGAAACGCTTCCACCTACCGCGTAGAGGATGTTGAGGGCGCAGAGCGCGTTCCTGGTGCAGGTGAAGCCTCCGCAAACCATCGCTGCTCTCCGCACAGAACCTAAAGAGACGGACGAACTAACTTCCAGCCCGAGAGCTTTTCCTGTGACGCCGCGTCCGTCGCTCCGCTGTTGGTTCGCTGCCAGGCGCGCGCGTTTCCTGCTGCGCGCTGATTTGTCGAAGCCTGGACTTCACCTGACGAACGTTTTTCAAACTACTTTTCAaaagtaaaatacattttactataataaaaataatataatttactTACTACTGTTTAtattgcgtgtttgtgtttacttaGTCCAAATTAATAGCATTTCACAATCTTATATCGTTGCTCTATTGCGCCGCCTTGTGGTTGTACGTAGGCGCTACAGGCGTCTTTTGGTCATGCTTTTATTGGTTTTATCTGGTTTCTTACATTATTATTGCAATTTAAAAAGTATTTTGCTGTTTAATCACGAACGCAGACAACAGCTTTTAGTGGCGAAGGAGAATTAGTGAGGACGTGTAACAACATCTGCTGGTGTTTCTAATTTTTTgtttaacacaaacaaatgtgacaggtTGTCCCTTTTCTTGTAGAAACGGAAATGAgccacaacacaaaaacatctgttCGGGTCTTTCATAATCCTGCCAAAAAGAAGAACTAGTCAAGAAACTGTTTCCTTTTTCACCCTTAGGAGACAAACTTCACACAATGACGACGAATTTT from Betta splendens chromosome 16, fBetSpl5.4, whole genome shotgun sequence carries:
- the LOC114842564 gene encoding tetraspanin-13-like → MVCGGFTCTRNALCALNILYALVSLLLIGVAAGGKCVGLVSSIRVVAVVICVGVFLFLVALVGLCGALKHHQVLLFFYMIVLFVVFVLQFSVSCACLALNKEQQNHLLEAGWNKSKSTQRDVEQTLNCCGFLSLNSSDACAASCAATRSCETCSSMIQRYAGEALRFVGGVGLFFSFTEILGVWLARRYRNLKDPRSNPGAFL